One stretch of Saccharopolyspora erythraea DNA includes these proteins:
- a CDS encoding TetR/AcrR family transcriptional regulator, translated as MVNSAAERGREVRRRLTGAAVELIAEKGWTGVHTRVLAERAGVAPGLVHYHFASLQALLTEAAVGVLREAVAGMRPLFDAAATPDDLLDAILGTLERYASDEPASLLVSETYLAATRDPELKRAVAGVVDDFRRDLAGWLRARGEATPRETAMVLAAAVDGVVLHQALSGDLSAATARPVLRRMFRSTHPTEEGQP; from the coding sequence ATGGTGAACTCCGCAGCGGAACGCGGGCGGGAAGTGCGGCGGCGGTTGACCGGCGCCGCGGTCGAGCTGATCGCCGAGAAGGGCTGGACCGGCGTGCACACCCGGGTCCTCGCCGAGCGCGCCGGAGTGGCCCCCGGGCTGGTCCACTACCACTTCGCCTCGCTGCAGGCGCTGCTCACCGAGGCCGCGGTCGGCGTGCTGCGCGAAGCGGTCGCGGGGATGCGGCCGCTGTTCGACGCCGCCGCGACGCCGGACGACCTGCTCGACGCGATCCTCGGGACGCTGGAGCGCTACGCGTCCGACGAACCGGCGTCGCTGCTGGTGAGCGAGACCTACCTCGCCGCGACCCGGGACCCGGAGCTCAAGCGCGCGGTGGCCGGAGTCGTCGACGACTTCCGGCGCGACCTCGCCGGCTGGCTGCGCGCCCGCGGCGAGGCGACCCCGCGGGAGACCGCGATGGTGCTGGCCGCAGCCGTCGACGGTGTCGTGCTGCACCAGGCGCTCAGCGGCGACCTGAGCGCGGCGACGGCGCGCCCTGTCCTGCGCCGGATGTTCCGCTCCACCCACCCGACCGAGGAGGGACAGCCGTGA